The following are encoded together in the Glycine max cultivar Williams 82 chromosome 8, Glycine_max_v4.0, whole genome shotgun sequence genome:
- the LOC100783227 gene encoding F-box only protein 6, with amino-acid sequence MWSNLPLDILANIFSFLSPDSLARARSVCKNWHKCSKAYPIATTTSSWFLALPIRNHRPYCYAHNPVIDKWHQLSLPIPSIRPIGPIGSLLLLRVTNSTTLQLGLCNPFTREFRHLPRLHVARTNPAVGVVTTSESSNPNRDDDDVRFPSFKVYVAGGMSEAAQGGGATYETKVEMYDSRFDTWRIVGSTPVEFAVRLTVWTPNENVCIGETLYWVTSARVYSVMGFDVGRNRWRELGVPMAEKLEFATLVPRNGALGLVGGTCGGSACIWELNEGDKWCLVDKVPLELGLRLLGEKRIWESVKCVGNEDAICLYRDIGYGMVICKKVVGEIMGRWEWVWVDGCGYTKGKQVHNCPIRGALVHPSLASSLIF; translated from the coding sequence ATGTGGAGCAACCTTCCCTTGGACATTTTAGCCAACATCTTCTCATTTCTCTCCCCAGACTCGTTGGCTAGAGCAAGATCAGTTTGCAAGAATTGGCACAAATGTTCCAAGGCTTATCCTATAGCCACAACAACCTCTTCATGGTTCTTGGCTCTTCCAATTCGCAACCATAGACCATATTGCTACGCTCATAATCCAGTGATAGATAAATGGCACCAACTCTCTCTACCAATCCCATCAATTCGACCAATTGGTCCAATAGGGAGCCTCCTCCTCTTAAGGGTCACCAATTCCACAACCCTCCAATTGGGTCTTTGCAACCCCTTCACGAGAGAGTTTAGGCACCTTCCCCGGTTGCATGTTGCAAGAACCAACCCTGCCGTTGGAGTAGTTACAACCTCGGAGTCATCGAATCCAAACCGTGATGACGATGATGTTCGGTTTCCTTCCTTTAAGGTCTACGTGGCTGGTGGCATGTCCGAGGCAGCACAAGGTGGCGGCGCCACGTATGAAACCAAAGTGGAGATGTATGACTCGCGGTTTGACACGTGGCGGATTGTGGGGTCCACGCCTGTCGAGTTTGCCGTTAGGCTCACCGTGTGGACACCCAATGAGAACGTGTGCATTGGAGAAACGTTGTATTGGGTAACCTCGGCCAGAGTCTATAGTGTCATGGGATTTGATGTTGGTAGAAATAGATGGAGGGAGTTGGGTGTGCCTATGGCTGAGAAGCTGGAATTTGCCACGCTTGTTCCGCGGAATGGGGCATTGGGATTGGTTGGTGGCACGTGTGGTGGAAGTGCTTGCATTTGGGAGCTAAATGAAGGGGACAAATGGTGCTTAGTGGATAAGGTGCCACTTGAATTGGGGTTGAGATTGTTGGGAGAGAAGAGAATTTGGGAGAGTGTTAAGTGTGTGGGGAATGAGGATGCTATTTGTTTGTATAGGGATATTGGATATGGGATGGTGATTTGCAAAAAGGTAGTAGGGGAAATAATGGGTAGGTGGGAATGGGTTTGGGTTGATGGGTGTGGTTACACCAAGGGGAAACAAGTGCATAATTGTCCAATCAGAGGGGCACTTGTTCATCCAAGTCTTGCCTCCTCTCTTATCTTTTAA